A window of the Cystobacter fuscus genome harbors these coding sequences:
- a CDS encoding DUF2267 domain-containing protein — translation MSDTPPGNPLSRGDKRPPSRPGPSSAAFTTSLVQEGRLDPGLAECAAASVVTALLRNLELDEDQEPRGHLMRRLVEFLPARDAGKGSLEPISGQEALFTSVARELRLEVSAVEPLVRTVFQTLRGFLSEGECQDVERGLSWDLHYLWRRTQ, via the coding sequence GTGTCTGACACCCCACCGGGCAATCCCCTGAGCCGTGGTGACAAGCGTCCCCCCTCCCGTCCCGGGCCCTCTTCCGCCGCCTTCACCACGTCCCTGGTCCAGGAGGGACGTCTGGACCCGGGCCTGGCCGAGTGCGCGGCCGCCTCGGTCGTCACCGCCCTGTTGCGCAACCTCGAGCTGGACGAGGACCAGGAGCCGCGGGGCCACCTGATGCGCAGGCTGGTGGAGTTCCTTCCCGCCCGGGACGCGGGCAAGGGCTCCCTGGAGCCCATCTCGGGCCAGGAGGCCCTGTTCACGAGCGTGGCGCGGGAGCTGCGTCTGGAGGTCTCCGCGGTGGAGCCCCTGGTGCGCACCGTCTTCCAGACCCTGCGCGGCTTCCTCTCCGAGGGGGAGTGCCAGGACGTGGAGCGCGGCCTGTCCTGGGACCTGCACTACCTGTGGCGGCGCACCCAGTAG
- the trxA gene encoding thioredoxin: MAGDIIDVRDAEFGGQVLRADGPVLVDFTAHWCAPCRALTPALEALATANKERMKVTRLDIDENPETAQAYGIRSVPTLLLFKQGRVVGQLVGAQPRQKLESAVEKFLQAP, encoded by the coding sequence ATGGCGGGAGACATCATCGACGTGAGGGACGCGGAGTTCGGCGGGCAGGTGCTGCGGGCGGACGGGCCGGTGCTGGTGGACTTCACCGCCCACTGGTGCGCCCCGTGCCGCGCCCTCACCCCGGCGCTGGAGGCACTCGCCACCGCGAACAAGGAGCGGATGAAGGTGACGCGGCTGGACATCGACGAGAACCCGGAGACGGCCCAGGCGTATGGCATCCGCTCCGTGCCCACCCTGCTCCTCTTCAAGCAGGGCCGGGTGGTGGGACAGCTCGTCGGTGCCCAGCCCCGGCAGAAGCTGGAGAGCGCCGTGGAGAAGTTCCTCCAGGCGCCCTGA